CGATCGTTCAAAGAGTCACCGAAACAGCGTTCTACTTTCCTTCGAACTCGGGGTCGCGATCGCTCATGAATGCAGTGACGCCTTCCATCAGATCGTCAGTTGCCATCAGGTGACCGAAGGCCTGTGCTTCGATTTCTAGCCCCGCCTCGGCGTCTTCCCAGCCCTTCTTCATTGCGCGTTTGGTGTAGCGCTGGGCGATCGGTGGTCCGGCAGCGAGATCCGCCGCGAGGTCGTAAGCTTCCTCCCGCAACTCGTCGTTTCCAACAACATCGTTGACGAAGCCATAGTCGGCCATCGTTTCGGGATCGTAGCGTTCGGCGGTGAAGATTATCTCCTTCGCCCGCCCCTCGCCGACGATCTGCTGGAGTCGCTGGGTTCCGCCCCACCCCGGGAGCAGTCCGAGATTGTGTTCCGGCTGCCCGAGCTGTGACCGTTCGCTCGCGACGCGAAGATCAGCACACGTTGCGAGTTCCATCCCCCCACCGAGACAGTAGCCGTCGATTCCGGCGACGACGGGGAGATCACTATCCTCCAGTTTCCCGAAGGTCTGCTGTCCCTTCCGAGAGAGTTCGACTGCTTCGATCGGATCTGCACCGCTTCCGGCCATACTCTGGACGTCCGCACCGGCAGAGAACGCCTTCTCACCCGCACCGACGAGAAGGATTGAACGCACCTCTTCGTCGGCTTCGAGCAGCTCGATTGCTTCGCCGAGTTCGTCGAGCAGCTCCCCGCTGATGGTGTTCATCCGGTGGGGCCGATCGAGCGTTATCGTCCCGACGCGATCGTCGGACGTCTCGATGCTGATCGTGTCAAACTCGTACGAGTCGTCGTCTTCGCCGCCGCCGTGGAACCCGCCCTGCTCGGCAGCCTCGGCGAAGTAGTCTGCGGGTTCGTACCTGGCAGCACTCGTCTCTTCGTACGCGTCTTCGAGTGTCTCGAGCAAGTGGTCGAGACCGACATCGTCAGCGAGCTTTGCCGGGCCATTCGGGAATCCAGCACCGAGCATGACCGCCTCGTCGATGGCATCGGCCTCGGCGACATCGCCACCGATCAGATTCGCGACTTCGTTCGCCATTACTGCAGTCAGGCGATCGCTGACCGACTCACTGACCTGATCGGATGGGACGTCGGCACCGCCGTTCTCGTAGTCGTAGAATCCCTTCCCGGTCTTCTTGCCGAGCTCCTCGTTCTCGACCTTCTCGGCGAGTAGTGGGCAGGGCTCGTACGCCTCCCCGAGCACGTCGTGCATGTATTCGAGGACGTGATAGCTCACGTCGTTGCCGACCTGATCGCCTAGCTCGAAACTACCCATCGGCAGCCCCATGCCGTACTTGGTCGTGCTGTCGACTTCCTCGATCGTCGCTTCGCCCTCGTGGACGAGCCAGCAGGCCTCGTTCATCAGCGGGACGAGAATGCGATTGACGATGAACCCGGGGCTGTCCCTGTGGACCCGTACCGGTGTCTTTCCGAAGTCTTCGGCCAGTTCTTCGATAACGTCGAGCGTCGCCTCGTCGGTGTGTTCGCCGGAGATTACTTCGACTAACTGCATCCGGACCGGTGGGTTGAAAAAGTGCATCCCGCAGAACTGCTCCGGGTTGTCGGTGAACTCGGAGAGGTCGGTGATCGACAGTGATGACGTATTGGTCGCGAAAATCGCCTGGTCTGGGGCGTACTCGGAGGCCTCCGTGTAGACGTCCTCCTTGATCCCCATCTTTTCGGGGACGGCCTCAATGACCACATCGGCATCGGTGACCGACTCTTCGACGTCGACGAGCGGAGTCACACGGTCGAGCGCGGCGTCGGCATCTTCCTGACTGATCTGGTCTTTTTCCGCGAGTTTATTCAGGCTCCACTCGATGTCGTCGTAGCCGCTCTGGACGAACTCTTCGTTGATATCACGGAGCGTTACGTCGTATCCTGCGAGCGCCGCAACTTCGGCGATTCCATGACCCATGTTACCCGCACCCAGAACTGTGATACTGTTGATATCGTCAATCTCCATGAAGAAAACGTCTACATCCAGTAGGTTTAACGTTTCCCTATCGACCCTGATAAACTATCTTTGAGTTCATCTCAGGTTACAAAGATACTTATTGATCACGATAGATGTATCAGCCATGGACTTTGGGCTCTCAGACGAACAGCGAGCGATCCGCGACGAGGTACGGAAGTTCGCAGAAAACGAGGTCGCACCGGTTGCAAAGGAACACGACGTCGAGGAGACGTTCCCGCACGAGGTGATGGACGAAGCCGCAAAGATGGGCCTGACCGGGGCACACATCCCGGTCGAGTACGGCGGGGCAGCCTACACGCCCCTCGAAATGTCGATCATCACCGAGGAGCTGTTCGCCGTCGATCCAGGTATCGGCCTGTGCATCACAAGCGCCGCGTTCGGGGCCGACTCGCTTATGGAATACGGAACCGAGGATCAAAAAGAGCGCTACCTCGAACCGATCGCTGAAGGCGAGGCGATCATGGGTGCAGCGATCAGTGAACCGGATACCGGTTCGGACGTTTCCAGCGTCTCGACGCGCGCCGAAAAGGACGGAGACGAATGGGTGATCAACGGTAACAAGATGTGGATCACTAACGGTACCGTGGGTGACTTCTTCGTCGTCATGTGCAAGACTGACGACGTTGACGACCGTTACTCCGGATTCTCGCAGATTCTTGTCGAGTCCGACCGTGACGGCTTCGAGGCCGACAAGATCACCGGGAAACTCGGCATTCGCTCGTCCGACACGGCCGAGCTGATATTCGACGACGTACGCGTCCCCGAGGAGAACCTCATCGGGACCCGCGGAGCCGGCTTCCTCCAGTTGATGCAGTTCTTCGACGAAACCCGAACCATGGTCGCAGCACAGGGCGTCGGTATCGCCAAGGGAGCCTGCGAGCGCGCCCTTGAGTACGCGCAGGACCGCGAGCAGTTTGGCAAGTCCATCAGCGAGTTCCAGGCAATCCAGCACAAGCTCGCCGATATGCACACGAAAACGGAGGCCGCACGCCAGCTCACCTACAAGTCCGCCTGGAGCGTCACCAACGAGGACGACGACCTCACCGCGCTGGCATCGATGGCAAAGGAGTACTCCTCACGGGTCGCAGTCGACGTCGCCGACGAAGCCGTCCAGATCCACGGCGGCGCAGGCTTTGTCAACGACTTCGACGTCGAACGGCTCTACCGTGACGCCAAGATCACCCAGATCTACGAGGGAACCTCGGAGATCCAGAAGAACATCATCGCGCGCGAACTGCTCGGCAAAGGGTTCTGATCGGCCCGGATCCCCGTTTTCGTGAGAGCTATACCCGAACAGCCCCGGATACGGGATGTGAGCGACCCACTGACAGTTTTGCGTGATGACCCTGTCATGGCGGACCTGATCGACGAGCACGGTCCTGTTCATGTCGAGCCAGCAGAAAATGAGTACCAGCGCCTCGTCGTCT
The DNA window shown above is from Natranaeroarchaeum aerophilus and carries:
- a CDS encoding 3-hydroxyacyl-CoA dehydrogenase/enoyl-CoA hydratase family protein, producing MEIDDINSITVLGAGNMGHGIAEVAALAGYDVTLRDINEEFVQSGYDDIEWSLNKLAEKDQISQEDADAALDRVTPLVDVEESVTDADVVIEAVPEKMGIKEDVYTEASEYAPDQAIFATNTSSLSITDLSEFTDNPEQFCGMHFFNPPVRMQLVEVISGEHTDEATLDVIEELAEDFGKTPVRVHRDSPGFIVNRILVPLMNEACWLVHEGEATIEEVDSTTKYGMGLPMGSFELGDQVGNDVSYHVLEYMHDVLGEAYEPCPLLAEKVENEELGKKTGKGFYDYENGGADVPSDQVSESVSDRLTAVMANEVANLIGGDVAEADAIDEAVMLGAGFPNGPAKLADDVGLDHLLETLEDAYEETSAARYEPADYFAEAAEQGGFHGGGEDDDSYEFDTISIETSDDRVGTITLDRPHRMNTISGELLDELGEAIELLEADEEVRSILLVGAGEKAFSAGADVQSMAGSGADPIEAVELSRKGQQTFGKLEDSDLPVVAGIDGYCLGGGMELATCADLRVASERSQLGQPEHNLGLLPGWGGTQRLQQIVGEGRAKEIIFTAERYDPETMADYGFVNDVVGNDELREEAYDLAADLAAGPPIAQRYTKRAMKKGWEDAEAGLEIEAQAFGHLMATDDLMEGVTAFMSDRDPEFEGK
- a CDS encoding acyl-CoA dehydrogenase family protein; this encodes MDFGLSDEQRAIRDEVRKFAENEVAPVAKEHDVEETFPHEVMDEAAKMGLTGAHIPVEYGGAAYTPLEMSIITEELFAVDPGIGLCITSAAFGADSLMEYGTEDQKERYLEPIAEGEAIMGAAISEPDTGSDVSSVSTRAEKDGDEWVINGNKMWITNGTVGDFFVVMCKTDDVDDRYSGFSQILVESDRDGFEADKITGKLGIRSSDTAELIFDDVRVPEENLIGTRGAGFLQLMQFFDETRTMVAAQGVGIAKGACERALEYAQDREQFGKSISEFQAIQHKLADMHTKTEAARQLTYKSAWSVTNEDDDLTALASMAKEYSSRVAVDVADEAVQIHGGAGFVNDFDVERLYRDAKITQIYEGTSEIQKNIIARELLGKGF